The Juglans microcarpa x Juglans regia isolate MS1-56 chromosome 2D, Jm3101_v1.0, whole genome shotgun sequence DNA window GCAAGGTGATCAAAATCCAGTAACGACGGGACCGATGGGGTGGGTTGGGTAggcatttttttcttatttatgtCCATTCAAATAACCCATGCAACGTCCACGCATGCATCCGCAAAATCATAATGTCAAGACTCAAGAGCACTAAATATGAAGATCaacacaatataatatataagattcATCCACTCAttgcaataattaattaagccaACAGAATTTCACAAAATGTAGTAAATGCAGCCATTAGTTTCTTGCAGCGAACTGGCCGTTCACATGACATATTATATTTAGAACGAAGATATGCATCCATGCAGGTCAGCAGGATCCAAGATCATgacaaattttcttttacacGTTGACGGCATCGTTTGCTGGACGTTTCGTTAACCTGCAGCGTCTCAAGAATTTGAACAACTTCCTaatcatccaaaataaaaagCGAATTACGTGAATCGCGCCAAGAACCTGTTGCAGTAAAAGCCAGATTCCTGGTAATACGGTGGTAATCAGTGAATAGTCTTGAAAATGAGTTGGGTTCACCAATTTCACTGCCTTGATATAGGCCACTACCACGGAATAAATTGCAATAAACATGGTTAAGGTCAGAAACCATATAAAGCCCTTGCTTCTAAGTGGAAATCCACTAGTGACCAAAAGCACAACGGTTAGAGCTGCAACGAAAGAGGTGGTGTTGAAAGACAAGAAATCAATATATGTTTCGGAATAAGATAGAATTGCTGTGCCGGCTGCACACATCGAAGAATTACACCCGAAAGTACCATTTGTCGTGTCTTGTTGCCAAACACCACCTGGTGGGTTGATCCCAGCTTGGAAAGTCATGGTTGCAATCACAGTAGCCACCAACATCAACGTGCCTCGAGTCTCATCGACCCAATTTCCCTGATACTCCAAATATTTAGCCCATACacacaaataaaagtaactccaCCATTTCCTAAACCATGATTGAGCCGACTGTTCTCCAGTAAAGGATTGAGTTGGTTCATGTGTTTCCGCAGGCAGTACTAGTGTTGGTAGTGGAGAAGAATTTAGATCTTTGGATCTTTTAACACCGGCTGCCTTCAGAATGTCTTGGATTTTAGGACATTTGAAATCTCTATCACAAGCTGCCTCTGAGACGTCCAAAGCTGTGTTACCAATCCTATTCATGGCATTGgcctttctttttatttctggTATTGAAAGCAAGTATTTTATGGTCTGCACAAGTACAACCGATCGTTTCATCCAATTCTATACTGCATAAAGCCTAATACTTCACAGGCAAACccaaataaattcaattcaaatatACGGAATGGTTGTTTAATTGTGGGCTTATATATTTACTGGCTAACACTAGGAATCAAAAAACAAGAGAGAGGGGAGGCAAATTTGCACAGTGGATTGTTATGGAAAATCACTAGTTGTTTGCTGAAAAAAACGAAAGGAAAACTTAAAGGTTTCAACTGCAAAGTCGATACGGATCAATGGCAAACAAAAAGATTGTTAACATACCTTCGCCTGCCCGAGCATCGTAGCTAAGTGCAATATGGAGTTACCATCATCGTCTTTGGAGTTGACGAAATCATCATTAGTAGAGGATTCCACCAACAGTTTCAGAGCATCCAAACTATTATATTGAACACACAAATGTAAAATGTTGTATCCGTCTAGATTCACCAGAAAGATTGTTTGTGGTTGGGCAGTAAGCAATTCTCTAATTACATCTATGTGTCCTCTCATTGCGGCTAAGTGGAGAGGGATTCTCTCCTCTTGATCAGGAGCTAAGCAGATGTCTGCGTTTGCTTGCAACAATGCTTTCACAACCTGGGTGTGTCCCTCTGCACAGGCCAAGTGAAGGGCAGTTCGGCCTAATGAGTCCACTTTTTCAGCAAGTTTGGGTTTTCTGCTTAAAAGAGCATTAGTAAAACGAAGGTGGCCAAGCAAAGCTGCAATGTGTAAGGGGGTTTCGGTGAAGGATGTGAGGGAGATTTTGTGAAGAATGAGTCTATCCCTTTGCACCAATGTGTTCAAGGTGCTTACGCACCCAACAAGTGAGGCTTCATAGAGTGCGACTGTATTATCTGCATTACCAAGACTTGTATCCATCGTAGAAATAAGTTCAAGCCTTTGGTATTAATATGTCAAAACTTGAAATTTCAGCAAAGAGATTATGGGCTTACTAGAGATCAGTGCTTTCCATTCCCCTTGTGAATTAGTAGGAAAGACTTAACCTTTAGAGCAACCACGTCGGGGCAGTATGGGAAGAAAACGAAGGGGGAAGAATCGCGCGTGATGATGATGATCGATCCACAGAGCTAGCTAGTGATTATTCTCTGATAATAAGCCGCTTGCTCAGcacaaataaatatacaaaagtcCATCACAAtttatcttaaattaattattaatataatctattactttttcaatttttactattattataaactaattcaaaccattttatCACGCGTCAACACTTAAATGCAACCTAAAACTTTGGAACCCATAAAATTCCCTGCTAGAAGACCGAGGACGGAAGGGGGCCAATCTTCCACGAGTGGATttgattaaatgattatttgatcgttaatatattttgttttatttttttaatagaagtgattactaatatattgatataattgttttaaaataatatttttaaaaaaatataattaatacgtAGGGTTGTCAAGCGGTGCGGCATAGTAGCAGCACCCTACATGAATGGTCCACCCGTTTTTTTCCTCACTAAATTGAGGGAAAAAAGAAGACGAAAAACAAACTGATCAAAAGGAACTCGTATCTTGTCTCTGTTTCTAGAAAGTCTCTCACGTATTCTCCCGGGCAGGAATTTGAAGCCACCAACGACCAACCCATGTGGATTTGGAAATGAGGGCGGCTCATAATGCATAAGATTTGAGTCCAATGGGTGAAAATCAACGCGGAAATAGAACTCCCAGCGTTGAGGTCCATGCACTGAACATTCAAAGTCTTTCACGCACTGTCTCCTTGTGTTGGAGTATAGCATCCCATGTAGAAAACATGGAGTTAAAATCTAAAGAAGGAAAGGCCAAGGCTAAAGTAGACAATATACATTAGCTAGAAAGCATCAATATTTATTTAGTACAGCTAGAGCACTGATGTTTCAATCAAATATTCCATTATCTTTTTGGAGTGACTGTATTCTCACAGCAGCTCATATAATCAACAAAATACCTACCactctttttaataataaaacccCTTATGAAATGCTTTTCAACAAAACACCAAAACTATCCCATTTAAAGGTGTTTGGTTGTCTTTGTTTTGCCTCTACACTTCAAAATCACATACATAAGTTTGATCCTAGAGCTGTTAAATGCTTATTCCTCGGGTACCCCTATGATGTAAAGGGTTACAAACTCATGGATCTAAACACTAATAAAGTGTTTATTTCCAGAAATGTCACATTCCATGAAAATATTCTCCCTTTTACAGAAACACCTTCTAATCCACAAAGTCATACATTCTTATTCCCACCATTAGAAAACAACAATTATTTTTCCACTAATCCTACTGCTCTTCCTAATCAATCTATATCATCAACTTCCAATGACGATAACCTCCATTCCTACATTGACCAAGATGTCTCTATCTcagaaaaatactatttccaATAATCTACCACAACTCAGAAAATCCACTAGAGTTCGAAAACCATCTATTCTTCTGCAGGATTACTATTGCAGTCAAGTTACCTCAAATGCAGCCCATTCAACTTCTTCTAATGATGGTTTTACCAAAGGTAACTTCTATCctatttctccttttctttctgcCAATAGATTATCATCTTCTTATAGAGTTTTTCTTGCCTCAATAACAACTTCATCTGAACCCAACACATATAAACAAGCTGTCCAATTTCCAAAATGGCAACAagctatgaaaaatgaattacatGCTTTAGAGTTAAATAAAACATGGGAGCTTGTAATTTtacctaaaaataaatagacaattggttgtaaatgggtattCAGGATCAAATATAAATCTAATGGCACCATAGAAAGTCACAAAGCAAGATTAGTGGCAAAAGTTTACACTCAACAagaaggtttagatttttttgataCCTTCTCCAAAATTACTTCCATTCGACTTCTACTTGCTGTTGTTGCAATTAAAAATTGGCACATTCACCAACTAGATGTAAATAATGCTTTTTTACATGGTGAATTACATGAAAATGTTTATATGGACTTGCCTCCTAGATTGCCTAATCAGAACAACAAAGTTTCTCGAGTTTTAAAAAGTCTATGGCCTTAAACAGGCATCTAGACAATGGTTTGAGAAATTGTCTAACTCTCTTATTACTTATGGTTTTACTCAAGGAAAATCTGATTGCTCATTGTTCATTAAAAGGTTAGCAACTTCTTTTATGGCATtacttgtttatgttgatgatgtgcTGCTAGTAAGTGATGATTTGCAGCAAATTCAGCTCTTGAAGAAGTTCTTACATGATCAATTTACCATTAAAGATTTGGGAccattgaaatattttcttggccTAGAAATAGCAAGATCAAAAACTGGTATTTCACTTTGTCAACGAAAATATGCCATGGACATATTACAAGACACTAGTAACCTAGGCTCAAAGCCTGCTGCATTTCCAATGGAATCAAATCTCAAACTCACTGCTGATGATCCAGAACTTTATGAAGATCCATCAGAATATAGGAGACTATTTGGTAGATTGTTATACTTCACAATCACTAGACCAGATCTTGCCTATTCTGTCCAAGTGTTCAGTCAGTTTCTAGCAAAACAAGTTGTCAGCCATCACAAAGCAGCAATGAGAGTCCTCAGATATCTGAAAGCTACACCACGGCAGGGTTtgtttttctcatcatcttcagAACTTCAGCTCAAAGCCTTCTCAGACAGTGACTGGGCAGGCTGCATTGACACTAGGAGAAGCATAATAGGTTTTACAACATTTTTGGGCAATTCCCTAATTTCATGGAAGTCCAAAAAGCAAGCCACAATTAGTAGATCCTCTGCTTAAGCAGAGTATCGAGCTCTTGCAGCTACAACATGTGAGGTGCAATGGTTGGTCCATGCCTTGCAGGACTTGCAGATTGATCATCAACAACCCACAGCTCTATACACAAATAGTAAATCAGCAATGTCTATTGCCACCAACCCAGTTCAGCATGAAAGAACTAAGCATATACAAATTGACTGTCACTTGGTTCGAGAGAAATTGCAAGAGAAGCTTATCAAGCTGTTTTACATTCCCACTCGGCTACAGTTGGCAGACATACTCACCATGTGACGCcctgactcccacgtacaaagacataggaatcgtgacgtcaggatgatgacaacacaggtcacgcatcccaacgaaatgtgctcaagtgtgtgcaacatgcaaaagtgcacaataaaaatcgcagcggataatataaataagtcaactaagtaccagaaatttaaatacaaatattcaaaacaaattatctttaaaaagttatacagtcatcccaaaatatattacgagacaaatacataaataattgataaagcgaatctcgataaacgggagcaatcctagatcactcctccaacggagccaagcttaaggctcgtcatcctcatctacatcaaaatctgcgataccataaaatggtaccacaggtaagtataaaccaaataaccacggGATagaaacatattaatgcaaccaacatgcattcatatgacaaaatacacttagccataaaataccatttttcccaaaagtgaatatttccaacacacgccaaaatctcattttggcccaaaaacatagtccgtcatttttccagaaaatgattcacacaaaacaaaccatttatcggacactgtaggcgggaatcgcaggcgggacgaTACCatcgtccctgcttaccaccatccctaccgtgtgcaccgtaggcaggaatcacaggcaggactctaccaccatccctacagttcctttcctcacaataaatacttatcagagcactataggcaggaatcacaggcgggacacaaccaccatccctacagtctctttcctttatctcacatgaaaatccaattttcgataaacacatgaacatgaatgcaataacacgaaaacccagtttcctttacaaacatgatcatgcgtgcaatatgccatgtacatgaacaacaccataccaacaaccaacaatgcaaaccaaacacacaacaacttcatccacaatccatccgacccccgaactcctcggactcagtccggcatgtccaaccagatcacaataatatgagttagtgcaaaaatatatttaaatcacgatagtttttttggagaaatacttacagcgctatattataattttttaaggatcccggaggtgcaagaagtggtggtTCAACAACgaaacagtgcaaaatacactgtggtcgtgggtctcaaaaactcacttttgaacggagacaaaccatgACCCGAAagtgatagggtagggcttagggatgtcggtgaagctagtggtggtggtggtttgccgtgggtggcggcgaagaGGGcagttttaggccaaaaatacccaaaacggaaatggagttggatgtacttcaccggaGACGGGTtggggctaaggatgggtgctttgggttgctaggaggtcgaggatgaagtggtgaagagatggtggctagaggtggcgcgacggtggcgCAACGACTCAAGGAATGACGCGGCTTTAAGTTGATCGTGGGAGCTCACggcggcgagggaggagctggaaatggagggggaagGCCGCCggtgggtggagaaggaggtgggaggggcggtgaggtgcacggcAGCGCAGAAATTCTACAACCCGAATGGATTTCACACGGCcagcggggagagagagagagagcgtggggAAGGAAATCCGAGGTGGGGGAGGTCGCCGGAAGGTAGGGAAGGAGGTGGGAGGGGTGGTGTCGTCGGAGggtggggaaggaggtgggaggggcggtgtcgtcGGACGGTGGCGTAcagcggcgggctgggtggagaCGACGCGGACgtaggggagagagggagagcaagTCGCGCGGGGAGAGAAGcagaaaggagaaaagaaaatggagagaaaaggaaagaataaaagaaaaaggaggaaaaagaaaagtgagggaaagaaatgaggtctaatcatcatatcttgggtcacaaaaaggatccaaagaaaaagattttaaaacaacatctcaattaaaataatttaaacgtaatgataaaataaaaataaaataattaaatccaacaatcaattaatttaaaataaagaacaatttaaatgcatcacaataagaaatattaagaaaacatatcaaatttaattttcacaatttaaagatcataaaatcaaccatttaaaaatatccgacaATTTttaaacaagagaataaatttttgaattaataaaaataatctttcaataaaaatacactaaaatacggggtgttacacaccAAGCCACTGggttcatttccttttcatcacACTCTACGCAAGATGAACATTCTCAATATTCATGTTCATCTTGAGGGAGGTGTTGGAGTATAGCATTCCATATAGAAAACATGGAGTTAAAATCCAAAGAAGGAAAGGCCAAGGCTAAAGTTGACAATATACATTAGTTAGAAGGCTAAAGTAGACAATATACAttagttagttatttttttatgatcaattcACTTGAttcattcaatatttttcatttaagatAGTCTACGTTAGTACGTATGATACTTTCCATTTTCCAGTTTATCAAACTCTTGACACCTTGTTCAAGTATTTTGCATGCTACGGCGGAGCTTGCGATAGTTAGACATTTCAGCCCCACTTTGAAAACGACGAGATACTGGACGAGAAGTGGTGGACCGCTATAAGCCGGCCGATGACTACCTGTTACTCCGACTTTAACTCGTAACTCATTCAAAGAAAAGACATccgaaaaatacaaaacaaaaaacaaaataataggaaaagaaaaacatggcATCACAATATTTCTCGATAAGGTGGCCGTCTGCTGTGAAGTTTTTGATGCTGGACTCCTGTAATTTCTTTTGGCAAATTCACGACCACATGAGAGGTTTCTTGGAGAAAGAAAGGATCCGTTGACTTGAATTGAAGGAATTCCTAGCCAAAGTTGCGTGGGAATGAATAGTACCAAT harbors:
- the LOC121250483 gene encoding ankyrin repeat-containing protein ITN1-like isoform X2 is translated as MRGHIDVIRELLTAQPQTIFLVNLDGYNILHLCVQYNSLDALKLLVESSTNDDFVNSKDDDGNSILHLATMLGQAKTIKYLLSIPEIKRKANAMNRIGNTALDVSEAACDRDFKCPKIQDILKAAGVKRSKDLNSSPLPTLVLPAETHEPTQSFTGEQSAQSWFRKWWSYFYLCVWAKYLEYQGNWVDETRGTLMLVATVIATMTFQAGINPPGGVWQQDTTNGTFGCNSSMCAAGTAILSYSETYIDFLSFNTTSFVAALTVVLLVTSGFPLRSKGFIWFLTLTMFIAIYSVVVAYIKAVKLVNPTHFQDYSLITTVLPGIWLLLQQVLGAIHVIRFLFWMIRKLFKFLRRCRLTKRPANDAVNV
- the LOC121250483 gene encoding ankyrin repeat-containing protein ITN1-like isoform X1; amino-acid sequence: MDTSLGNADNTVALYEASLVGCVSTLNTLVQRDRLILHKISLTSFTETPLHIAALLGHLRFTNALLSRKPKLAEKVDSLGRTALHLACAEGHTQVVKALLQANADICLAPDQEERIPLHLAAMRGHIDVIRELLTAQPQTIFLVNLDGYNILHLCVQYNSLDALKLLVESSTNDDFVNSKDDDGNSILHLATMLGQAKTIKYLLSIPEIKRKANAMNRIGNTALDVSEAACDRDFKCPKIQDILKAAGVKRSKDLNSSPLPTLVLPAETHEPTQSFTGEQSAQSWFRKWWSYFYLCVWAKYLEYQGNWVDETRGTLMLVATVIATMTFQAGINPPGGVWQQDTTNGTFGCNSSMCAAGTAILSYSETYIDFLSFNTTSFVAALTVVLLVTSGFPLRSKGFIWFLTLTMFIAIYSVVVAYIKAVKLVNPTHFQDYSLITTVLPGIWLLLQQVLGAIHVIRFLFWMIRKLFKFLRRCRLTKRPANDAVNV
- the LOC121249232 gene encoding uncharacterized mitochondrial protein AtMg00810-like, translated to MALLVYVDDVLLVSDDLQQIQLLKKFLHDQFTIKDLGPLKYFLGLEIARSKTGISLCQRKYAMDILQDTSNLGSKPAAFPMESNLKLTADDPELYEDPSEYRRLFGRLLYFTITRPDLAYSVQVFSQFLAKQVVSHHKAAMRVLRYLKATPRQGLFFSSSSELQLKAFSDSDWAGCIDTRRSIIGFTTFLGNSLISWKSKKQATISRSSA